The proteins below come from a single Drosophila kikkawai strain 14028-0561.14 chromosome 3R, DkikHiC1v2, whole genome shotgun sequence genomic window:
- the LOC108071355 gene encoding uncharacterized protein, with the protein MAEESFNADELNPPEWLNTLFITKVLIGHEKAPELKVIDLTFAPASPKGDHYASIMFRAKVKYTTQKGEFTKSLIIKTMPEEEGLKKDLFADSPLFITEIGMYSKVLPECERILREVKDNARLYVDCIYHSLSPKQVIIFDDLVEMGYTVVRDRWLTQEEICSAYGKLARIQAISMKMINERPDYLKDFKNGMCEMPGLMDSPIINAGMAPFIEFLGSTPELNKYQAYFEKIKLRYKERLRQTMQEYRNNPQPDGYYVLCHGDYHCRNMMFKHNKETGGFEDCMLLDFQGCNVTPMAVDLIYSIYMLMGPKQRAEELEHLLKYYFTVLLETLRKIGYQGKMPTPLGFWAEFKRHRYYEFLMVSTFLPISVGLRTYNFDIEEMLYNDETRRKCYHLKEYVVDAKKMLERFERSGYFEDL; encoded by the exons ATGGCCGAGGAAAGCTTCAATGCCGACGAATTGAATCCGCCAGAATGGCTGAATACTCTGTTTATTACAAAGGTGCTGATTGGTCATGAAAAGGCGCCTGAACTCAAAGTGATAGACCTGACCTTCGCGCCAGCCAGTCCCAAGGGCGATCACTATGCCAGCATTATGTTCCGGGCCAAGGTGAAGTATACCACCCAGAAGGGAGAGTTCACAAAGTCGCTGATCATCAAAACAATGCCCGAGGAGGAGGGTCTCAAGAAGGACTTGTTTGCCGACTCTCCTCTGTTCATAACAGAGATTGGCATGTACAGCAAGGTCCTGCCGGAGTGCGAGCGGATCCTTCGCGAGGTGAAGGACAATGCCAGACTGTATGTGGACTGCATCTACCACAGTCTAAGCCCGAAGCAGGTGATCATCTTCGATGATCTCGTGGAGATGGGCTACACTGTGGTGCGGGATCGTTGGCTCACGCAggaggagatttgtagtgccTACGGCAAGCTGGCCAGAATCCAAGCAATTAGCATGAAAATGATTAATGAG CGGCCCGATTACCTTAAGGACTTCAAGAACGGCATGTGTGAAATGCCCGGCCTGATGGACAGTCCTATTATAAACGCCGGCATGGCTccgtttattgaatttttgggCAGCACTCCGGAACTTAACAAATACCAGGCCTATTTTGAGAAGATAAAACTCCGGTACAAGGAGCGACTGCGACAAACCATGCAGGAGTATCGTAACAATCCTCAACCGGATGGTTACTACGTGCTCTGCCATGGGGACTACCACTGCCGGAACATGATGTTCAAGCACAACAAGGAAACCGGAGGCTTTGAGGATTGCATGTTGCTGGACTTCCAGGGCTGCAATGTCACTCCCATGGCCGTAGATCTAATATACTCAATATACATGCTGATGGGTCCAAAACAGCGCGCTGAGGAGCTGGAACACCTGCTCAAGTACTACTTTACGGTTCTGCTGGAGACTCTCCGAAAGATCGGTTACCAGGGAAAAATGCCCACTCCCCTGGGGTTCTGGGCGGAATTCAAGCGGCATAGATACTATG AGTTCCTTATGGTAAGCACCTTCCTACCCATTTCTGTGGGTCTCAGAACGTACAACTTTGACATAGAGGAAATGCTTTACAATGACGAAACCAGGCGGAAATGCTATCATCTCAAAGAATACGTCGTAGATGCCAAAAAGATGCTAGAGAGATTCGAGAGATCAGGCTACTTTGAAGATCTATAA